A part of Cryptococcus neoformans var. neoformans JEC21 chromosome 4 sequence genomic DNA contains:
- a CDS encoding expressed protein, which produces MFNPMMLNPMMSGYPMGTMGMPMGMGMPMAAPIPGIMPGMPGVGNLPRGWFGRDQLGRDFAGPGGVGSSQPYRPPDPSALPPMPFGLPFIARPGQEGFDQYGRMLPPTLPEGWDGWGRPIVAAGANPPAPAVQPLQEPPAPLAQPRTRAVPRTTQPSAIGGSTYGYPNQSGSQTSTLVSETATNRPDQPPCFDRPPAQHDSYYRYEPFEAFSFSAKLLNHPHQLHLPPELVSRDVNEQDWMKFIEDFAREALHGASHSLTRQARGQHTGPDPILSEAVHSLLASWAVAFFAPRGIRVYAAQNGKKVIPPPIGPSHSTRGYSHASEWSDSETASDDDFGYGSEDEKERQARKGDMYLPKREREIRRSERIRMRKRERRRRMREFELKNGENREAWEIHFVPATPTIWLPGARPRTYGEPVVRLKR; this is translated from the exons ATGTTCAACCCGATGATGCTCAACCCGATGATGTCCGGCTACCCCATGGGCACAATGGGCATGCCGATGGGTATGGGCATGCCAATGGCCGCCCCCATCCCCGGCATCATGCCTGGCATGCCCGGCGTCGGCAACTTGCCAAGAGGGTGGTTTGGAAGAGATCAACTTGGAAGAG ATTTTGCGGGGCCGGGCGGTGTGGGCTCCAG CCAACCGTATCGACCTCCTGACCCCTCTGCCCTGCCTCCAATGCCATTCGGCCTGCCGTTCATTGCTCGTccaggacaagaaggattCGATCAGTATGGGCGAATGT TACCACCCACCTTGCCTGAAG GATGGGACGGCTGGGGTCGGCCCATTGTAGCTGCAGGAGCAAACCCTCCTGCCCCTGCTGTCCAACCACTTCAAGAACCGCCTGCCCCTCTTGCACAACCTCGTACCCGCGCCGTGCCACGAACTACCCAGCCTTCTGCGATCGGTGGAAGTACTTACGGGTACCCAAATCAGTCTGGCTCACAGACTAGTACCTTGGTGTCGGAGACCGCTACCAATAGACCTGATCA GCCACCATGCTTTGACCGCCCTCCCGCTCAACATGACTCTTATTACCGCTACGAACCTTTCGaagccttttccttttcggcCAAGTTGCTCAACCATCCTCACCAGctgcatcttcctcctgagCTCGTTAGCAGGGATGTCAATGAGCAAGATTG GATGAAATTCATCGAAGACTTTGCTCGAGAGGCCCTCCATGGCGCATCTCATTCGCTCACTCGACAAGCCAGAGGCCAACACACTGGTCCCGACCCTATCCTTTCTGAAGCCGTacattctcttctcgcttcCTGGGCTGTTGCGTTCTTTGCCCCACGAGGTATCAGGGTATATGCCGCCCAGAACGGCAAGAAGGTCATCCCACCGCCTATTGGGCCATCACACAGTACGCGTGGCTATTCCCATGCCTCGGAGTGGAGCGACAGCGAAACCGCATCGGATGATGATTTTGGATACGGaagcgaagatgagaaggaaaggcaAGCCAGAAAGGGTGACATGTACTTGCCTAAACGGGAAAGGGAGATTAGGAGAAGTGAGCGAATAAGAATGAGAAAAcgggaaagaaggcgaagaatgAGGGAGTTTGAACTTAAGAACGGCGAGAATAGGGAAGCTTGGGAGATCCATTTCGTACCTGCCACACCGACGATTTGGCTGCCAGGAGCTAGACCTAGGACATATGGTGAACCTGTGGTCAGACTGAAGCGCTAG
- a CDS encoding regulation of amino acid metabolism-related protein, putative produces the protein MLTRRARPFLTPFLQRPPIPFLHRHIASLRPSMAQYADSLADALASLKLPSGPEHLESQRRSAPEPLRDPHGTLLKSTPLTTQFIEHLLSEENFENDPNLAAIGYELEALLSIYGDESVRLAFTSRPPSRSSQLADIPNSERRGSQQWTDAVWNAEIGFTPGERIRYEVSLPVWEEGDTLEGVDPTLMPHKAPIMRILVSLPPTYPNSSPPQLQLLGRYLGSFAIDSGLFGNITRTYISSDGAPFNPGDVCVFEGLTHVQSLARTWYSQQLASGAAREAQRNPQITVSVSNSPEASDNEDAGYSRRLSPRPMFSYTRTASDTPPTEAMLRIEAGKDHGLKVWVSEEVVDRKSVFVGRAVKVTDERDVPLVVHELLGDKRVARAAHPAIYAYRIAKDVGGTAGKVYNTDYDDDGESQAGGRLRHLLEILELENVMIIVTRWYGGHKLGADRFKHISKVARDALEIGGFLDEKKDSGKGRKGKK, from the exons ATGCTCACAAGAAGAGCACGCCCTTTCCTAACTCCATTCCTCCAACGTCCACCAATCCCTTTCTTACATAGGCACATCGCCTCACTCCGCCCCTCGATGGCTCAGTACGCAGACTCTCTGGCGGACGCTCTCGCCAGCCTCAAGCTCCCTTCCGGTCCCGAACACCTCGAATCGCAGCGGCGCAGTGCCCCAGAACCATTACGTGATCCCCATGGAACCCTCTTAAAG TCAACTCCTCTCACCACCCAGTTCATCGAACATCTTCTATCGGAAGAAAATTTCGAGAACGACCCTAACCTCGCTGCAATTGGTTATGAACTCGAAGCTCTTCTGTCAATCTACGGTGATGAATCGGTTAGGCTTGCGTTTACATCCAGGCCTCCCTCAAGAAGCTCTCAACTCGCTGATATCCCCAATtctgaaagaagaggctcGCAGCAGTGGACGGACGCTGTTTGGAATGCGGAAATTGGTTTTACCCCTGGAGAACGGATTCGCTATGAAGTCAGTCTACCAGtgtgggaggaaggagatacCCTGGAGGGAGTAGATCCGACCCTCATGCCTCACAAAGCTCCTATTATGCGGATATTAGTTAGCTTGCCTCCAACTTATCCAAATTCAAGCCCACCGCAGCTTCAACTTTTGGGACGATATCTGGGCAGTTTCGCCATAGATAGTGGATTGT TCGGCAATATCACCCGCACCTACATATCTTCCGATGGCGCTCCCTTCAACCCTGGCGATGTCTGTGTTTTCGAGGGATTGACCCACGTCCAGTCTTTAGCTCGCACATGGTATTCCCAGCAACTCGCATCTGGAGCCGCCCGTGAAGCTCAGCGTAACCCCCAAATCACTGTCTCCGTGTCAAATTCTCCTGAAGCTTCTGATAACGAAGATGCCGGCTATTCCCGACGTCTCTCTCCTAGACCAATGTTCTCCTACACACGTACAGCAAGCGATACGCCACCAACAGAAGCAATGCTCCGAATCGAGGCTGGCAAGGATCACGGACTAAAAGTATGGGTGTCGGAAGAGGTTGTGGATAGAAAATCGGTGTTTGTTGGACGAGCAGTCAAAGTGACCGATGAACGAGATGTTCCATTAGTAGTGCACGAGCTCTTGGGAGATAAGAGAGTAGCTAGAGCAGCTCATCCAGCCATCTATGCTTATCGAATTGCCAAAGATGTGGGTGGAACAGCAGGGAAAGTCTACAACACTG ATtatgatgacgatggagaGTCACAGGCGGGCGGAAGATTACGCCATCTTTTGGAAATTTTAGAACTTGAGAACGTGATGATCATTGTCACGAGATGGTATGGCGGGCACAAGTTGGGTGCTGATAGGTTCAAACATATCAGTAAAGTTGCTAGAGATGCTTTAGAGATTGGTGGGTTtttggatgagaagaaggattcgggaaaggggagaaaggggaagaagtga
- a CDS encoding nuclear cohesin complex protein, putative, with protein MILNELIKSGPLAKIWLSAHQERKLSKTQAMGVDVGESVEAILTQDAALPLRSSGPLMLGVVRIYSRKVGYLFDDCKEARERISLAFRPGIVDLPEDQVRASHNAITISSRADFDFNDWTWGPSNFLVPPQPSQAAVTTTVLPGGQAFGAFNFGVPRAPSIYGGSETAASRHGSHDEFSSQLGSNEFSGIDLGLNLEGDETIEYGREVMTPISREGSAFAARERSIRAGTLDLAGFGGEGIGDVLPPMAPMDDYDVEMAERMEPFEPMDLGLDFEQEIERARRATTELLTPPPPTPPQESISDLTPRTAAQISAHPAPPVKAAKKPRLVMPDHETELTQELYDRAAILGAEHFIPANLELLHLNEIVSDPASHFLPTLKIGGENWTAVAPLGLAPELTELFAFPSNVLRKGRGLEEAEEDRPAKRARREGEIEAEAEAEAEEDVEEQLRQAEEDVEVVRRHEFDVGFNAAEEAFVPAFVGDDGDYGIGIGDEMPMEPMGASPPAFGISRGPSLAPSRAESIAREIEYGGPEGDFTLAMFDTRSSRAAESQLSQVPSSPSRAESQKEGAPGRHTSMAMGLLRRELEAIEEEDKVVSFEKLADKATKRAASAFFFELLSLGTRDCIKLEQPEPFQDIKIRGKDKLWPFPSQTASQLGSEV; from the exons ATGATCTTGAACGAACTCATCAAGTCGGGGCCTCTGGCCAAGATCTGGCTTTCCGCTCACCAGGAACGCAAGTTGAGCAAGACTCAGGCTATGGGCGTTGACGTTGGAGAAAGCGTTG AGGCAATTTTAACTCAGGACGCCGCGCTTCCTCTACGATCGTCTGGACCCCTAATGCTCGGTGTTGTGCGAATCTACTCACGTAAAGTTGGTTATCTCTTTGATGACTGTAAGGAGGCTCGAGAACGTATCAGTTTG GCTTTCCGGCCGGGTATCGTTGATCTTCCCGAAGACCAAGTTAGGGCCTCCCATAACGCGATCACCATCTCATCCCGTGCCGATTTCGACTTTAACGATTGGACATGGGGTCCCTCCAACTTTCTCGTCCcccctcaaccttctcaagcCGCGGTGACCACCACCGTTCTTCCGGGTGGTCAAGCGTTTGGAGCGTTCAACTTTGGTGTCCCGCGAGCGCCTTCAATATACGGTGGATCTGAGACTGCGGCATCGAGACATGGATCGCATGACGAATTCTCAAGTCAGCTTGGTTCAAACGAATTTTCCGGCATCGACTTGGGATTGAACCttgagggagatgagacTATTGAATACGGTCGTGAGGTCATGACCCCGATCAGTCGGGAAGGAAGTGCATTTGCCGCGAGAGAGAGGAGTATCAGGGCAGGAACTTTAGACTTGGCTGGTTTTGGCGGGGAGGGTATTGGAGATGTACTTCCGCCCATGGCTCCGATGGACGACTATGATGTCGAGATGGCTGAGCGAATGGAGCCGTTTGAGCCCATGGATTTGGGATTGGACTTTGAGCaggagattgagagggCAAGGAGAGCGA CAACCGAGTTATTAacacctccaccgcccACTCCCCCACAAGAATCCATTAGCGACCTGACTCCTCGTACGGCCGCCCAGATTTCTGCCCACCCCGCTCCCCCTGTCAAGGCGGCCAAGAAGCCTCGTCTTGTAATGCCCGATCACGAGACTGAGCTCACGCAGGAACTTTATGACCGTGCGGCCATCTTGGGTGCCGAGCACTTTATCCCTGCCAACTTGGAGCTCTTGCACTTGAACGAGATTGTGTCCGACCCTGCGTCCCACTTTTTGCCCACCCTCAAGATTGGTGGTGAGAATTGGACGGCTGTTGCCCCCTTGGGCCTTGCGCCCGAGCTTACCGAGCTCTTTGCCTTCCCCAGCAACGTTCTGCGCAAGGGCCGAGGACTCgaggaagcagaggaggaCCGACCTGCGAAGCGGGCACGTAGGGAGGGCGAGATTGAGGCTGAGGCTGAGGCTGAGGCtgaggaagatgttgaggaaCAGCTGCGTcaagcggaagaagatgtggaggTCGTCCGCAGACACGAATTCGATGTGGGCTTTAACGCTGCTGAAGAGGCCTTTGTTCCGGCGTTTGTGGGCGACGATGGTGACTATGGGATCGGTATCGGGGATGAAATGCCGATGGAACCCATGGGCGCTTCTCCACCAGCCTTTGGAATTTCGCGTGGTCCCTCGCTCGCGCCTTCTCGCGCGGAAAGCATTGCCCGAGAAATCGAGTATGGGGGTCCTGAAGGTGACTTTACGCTCGCCATGTTTGACACTCGCTCGAGCAGGGCGGCCGAAAGTCAGCTGAGCCAGGTCCCGTCCTCGCCCAGCAGGGCCGAGTCGCAGAAAGAAGGTGCGCCTGGCAGACACACGAGTATGGCAATGGGACTTTTGAGGAGAGAGTTGGAGGCTatcgaggaggaagacaaggTTGTTTCGTTTGAGAAACTGGCTGACAAG GCTACTAAGCGCGCCGCGTCcgcattcttctttgagCTGCTTTCTCTCGGTACGAGAGATTGCATCAAGCTTGAGCAGCCCGAGCCTTTCCAGGATATCAAGATCCGAGGTAAGGACAAGCTCtggccttttccttcccagACAGCGTCTCAGTTGGGGTCAGAGGTGTAA
- a CDS encoding Gamma-glutamyltranspeptidase 1 precursor, putative: MPPIAASPPNHDENAPLLASPSLEAGTTGPPTPSPPWQFWNRPPFRRVHFADHDQFVSPASAHSESELSADGNGGYGTNPKYPRQPLQQEEKMGQWMMYCLLVLVGMVFGALFSRNWSIKGDAGDMPMVPPVWTLPPPTGLPRNDAYLINATTAAVASEDVTCSNLGLSIMQDKNGSAVDAAITTTLCIGLLNAFSSGIGGGGFMVVRVPETHEVKDQALRDIGYDGELEESRVVALDFRETCPSNCEKDTYGTHKAGRMAAQVGGLAIGVPGELRGLEAAHKLYGTLPWKDVVMPVAELAKGWRVSRELARRLRLFGDFMLSSPTWSAVYAPRGPLLVEGDFIQRLNYGKTLKKIAEEGASAFYQGEIAESSVKTIAKAGGVMTLDDLQSFKALSYPAIHSTFMSKEIYTTSAPSSGGIMLGLLNILEPLNITSNNGLKNPLNLHRFIEALKFAFGARSWVTDPAFAEDRKRLEEVYTKEWANEIREKITDNETHSADYYGLQYDTPIDHGTTHLSVVDKWGGAASVTSTINLIWGSHVMDPKTGIIFNDEQDDFAVPGAPDAFGLWPSPWNYPAPGKKPLSSTSASIILNPATGSSPSPSLYAVVGGSGGSRIFPSVAQVLLNLFSGLGISQSIEAYRVHNQIVPDLTTMEVGPEGVDEEVVKGLKERGHKIGEFDVNIGISEVQAIVLEDGHIFASSDSRKNGIAAGY; the protein is encoded by the exons ATGCCGCCCATTGCCGCTTCCCCGCCCAACCACGATGAGAACGCCCCGCTCCTTGCGTCCCCCTCCCTCGAAGCCGGTACCACAGGACCACCAACACCCTCCCCGCCATGGCAGTTTTGGAACCGTCCACCGTTCCGCCGCGTACATTTCGCTGACCATGACCAGTTTGTCTCCCCGGCCTCTGCCCATTCAGAAAGCGAATTAAGTGCGGATGGGAACGGGGGGTATGGCACCAATCCCAAATATCCTCGTCAACCGCTgcagcaagaagagaagatgggccAATGGATGATGTACTGTCTATTAGTACTCGTCGGCATGGTTTTCGGAGCCCTATTCTCCAGGAACTGGTCTATAAAAGGGGATGCCGGGGATATGCCCATGGTACCTCCGGTGTGGACATTACCTCCT CCCACCGGTCTCCCTAGGAACGACGCGTATCTTATCAACGCCACGACCGCTGCCGTCGCTTCTGAAGATGTCACCTGTTCCAATCTCGGTCTTTCCATCATGCAAGACAAGAATGGTTCGGCTGTCGATGCTGCCATCACTACAACTCTCTGTATCGGTCTCCTGAATGCTTTTTCTTCAGGTATCGGTGGAGGCGGCTTCATGGTTGTCCGCGTACCAGAGACGCACGAGGTAAAGGATCAAGCGCTACGTGATATTGGGTATGATGGTGAGCTGGAGGAAAGCCGAGTGGTTGCCTTGGACTTTAGAGAAACCTGCCCTTCGAACTGTGAGAAGGATACGTACgggactcacaaggcgGGAAGGATGGCTGCGCAGGTCGGTGGTTTGGCTATCGGTGTTCCGGGAGAGCTTAGAGGATTAGAGGCTG CGCATAAACTTTACGGGACTTTACCTTGGAAGGATGTAGTTATGCCTGTAGCGGAACTGGCCAAGGGATGGCGTGTATCCCGTGAACTTGCGAGGCGTCTTCGT CTTTTTGGCGACTTTATGCTATCCTCACCCACTTGGTCTGCAGTATATGCTCCCCGCGGGCCCTTGCTTGTGGAGGGCGACTTTATCCAGAGGTTGAACTATGGCAagactttgaagaagattgcaGAAGAGGGCGCTAGTGCATTTTATCAGGGCGAGATTGCTGAGAGCAGCGTAAAGACGATTGCCAAGGCCGGCGGTGTCATGACTTTGGATGAT CTTCAATCATTTAAAGCGCTTTCTTACCCTGCGATCCACTCCACCTTCATGTCCAAAGAGATTTACACGACCTCTGCGCCTTCTTCCGGCGGGATCATGCTCGGTCTGCTCAACATCCTTGAGCCGCTGAATATTACTTCCAACAACGGTCTCAAAAACCCTCTCAACCTCCATCGTTTCATTGAGGCGCTCAAATTCGCTTTCGGAGCTAGATCCTGGGTGACGGATCCCGCTTTTGCCGAGGACAGGAAGAGGCTTGAGGAAGTTTATACCAAGGAATGGGCTAATGAGATTAGAGAAAAAATTACAGAT AATGAGACACACTCTGCCGATTATTACGGGCTTCAGTACGATACCCCTATCGACCACGGGACTACCCACCTTAGCGTTGTAGACAAATGGGGCGGAGCGGCAAGTGTTACCTCGACG ATCAATCTTATTTGGGGAAGCCACGTTATGGATCCTAAAACTGGTATCATCTTCAACGACGAGCAGG ATGATTTCGCTGTCCCCGGCGCACCCGACGCATTCGGTTTATGGCCCAGTCCGTGGAACTACCCCGCGCCCGGCAAAAA ACCACTATCCTCCACATCcgcctccatcatcctcaacccCGCCACCGGctcatccccttctccctctttaTACGCCGTCGTCGGCGGTTCAGGCGGTTCCCGCATATTCCCGTCCGTCGCCCAAGTCTTGTTGAACCTCTTTTCAGGGCTTGGTATCTCCCAGTCGATCGAAGCGTACAGGGTGCATAACCAGATAGTGCCGGATCTGACTACTATGGAGGTGGGGCCGGAGGgggtggatgaagaggttgtcaaggggttgaaggagaggggTCATAAGATCGGGGAGTTTGACGTGAATATTGGTATTTCTGAAG TGCAAGCGATTGTGCTAGAGGATGGACATATATTTGCGTCGAGCGATTCTAGAAAGAACGGTATAGCTGCGGGTTATTAA
- a CDS encoding succinate-semialdehyde dehydrogenase, putative, with the protein MPIRSPTSLSLKRSSHFTTATRRLHTSTPTLIAAASLSKKLQRFSPQLTPRLLAPNGSRTMSNWPKVTSENPLGLDDPSLFIQKGFINGQYVGTQSGKTFEVNDPASGKTIGTCPEMTVEDTRHAIEVAEKAFATFRNTSPVQRSNWLSELYRLYQASIKDIARLIVWENGKSWNDAMAEATYAGTFFSWFAGEALRTYGDVIPCSVPGTRNFSIKQPIGVVALLCPWNFPAAMIARKMGPALAVGCTSVIKTPSETPFTTLAIIELARRAGIPDGVINVITTDANLQDVGKELCTNPAVHKVSFTGSTRVGKILASQCSSTLKKMSLELGGNAPLIVFEDADIPTAVAGTIASKFRGSGQTCVCANRIYVHEAIYDEFAKKLAEKVAEFKVGPGFGEGVTHGPLIHSRQADKVEEHVQDAIKKGAKVLVGGKRGNGTEYIPTVLTNVSDECLIATEETFGPVAALFRFSSEEEVVARANRAEVGLAGYFFSRDSDRIWRVAEALETGMVGANTGMISQAVIPFGGIKESGYGKEGGRQGTEEYTITKLVAVGTSLHNMPK; encoded by the exons ATGCCAATAAGATCGCCcacttctctttccctcaaaAGATCCAGCCACTTCACAACTGCCACACGACGACTGCACACTTCCACACCTACCCTCATCGCTGCtgcctctctctccaaaaAGCTCCAACGTTTCAGCCCTCAGCTCACGCCCCGCCTTCTTGCACCAAACGGATCGCGAACAATGTCCAACTGGCCCAAAGTCACCTCTGAGAACCCC CTTGGTCTCGACgacccttctctcttcatccagaAGGGCTTCATCAACGGCCAGTATGTCGGTACCCAATCCGGCAAGACTTTCGAGGTCAACG ACCCTGCCTCTGGCAAGACCATCGGTACTTGCCCCGAGATGACCGTTGAGGACACTCGTCACGCTATCGAAGTCGCCGAAAAGGCCTTTGCCACTTTCCGTAACACCAGCCCTGTTCAGCGTTCCAATTGGCTCTCCGAGCTCTACCGTCTCTACCAGGCTTCTATCAAGGACATCGCCCGTTTGATCGTTTGGGAGAACGGCAAGTCTTGGAACGACGCTATGGCCGAGGCCACTTATGCCGgtaccttcttctcatgGTTCGCGGGTGAGGCTCTCAGGACCTATGGCGACGTCATTCCTTGCTCTGTCCCCGGTACCAGGAACTTTTCCATCAAGCAGCCCATCGGTGTTGTTGCTTTGCTTTGCCCATGGAACTTCCCCGCTGCTATGATTGCCAGGAAGATGGGTCCCGCTCTCGCTGTCGGATGCACTTCTGTCATCAAGACTCCTTCCGAGACTCCCTTCACTACTCTTGCCATCATCGAG CTTGCCCGACGAGCCGGCATTCCCGACGGCGTCATCAACGTCATCACCACTGACGCCAACCTCCAGGATGTCGGCAAGGAACTCTGTACCAACCCTGCCGTCCACAAGGTCTCCTTCACTGGTTCAACCCGAGTCGGCAAGATCCTTGCTTCTCAGTGCTCTTCAACCCTCAAGAAGATGTCTCTCGAGCTCGGTGGTAACGCTCCTCTCATTGTCTTTGAAGACGCCGACATCCCTACCGCCGTTGCCGGTACCATCGCTTCCAAGTTCCGAGGTTCAGGTCAGACTTGCGTCTGTGCCAACAGAATCTACGTCCACGAAGCCATCTATGACGAATTTGCAAAGAAGCTCGCCGAGAAAGTCGCCGAATTCAAGGTCGGTCCCGGTTTCGGAGAAGGTGTTACCCACGGTCCTTTGATCCATTCTCGGCAGGCCgacaaggtggaggag CACGTCCAAGATGCTATCAAGAAGGGCGCCAAGGTTCTCGTTGGTGGCAAGCGAGGAAATGGTACCGAATACATCCCCACCGTCCTCACCAATGTCAGCGACGAATGC TTGATCGCTACCGAGGAGACTTTCGGTCCCGTTGCAGCTCTCTTCCGATTCTCttctgaagaggaagttgTGGCGAGGGCCAACCGTGCCGAAGTCGGTCTTGCTGgctacttcttctccaggGACTCTGACAGGATCTGGAGGGTTGCCGAGGCCCTTGAGACCGGTATGGTCGGTGCCAACACCGGTATGATCTCTCAAGCCGTCAT TCCCTTTGGTGGTATCAAGGAGTCTGGTTATGGCAAGGAAGGCGGTCGACAAGGTACGGAGGAGTACACCATCACCAAGCTTGTAGCCGTCGGCACTTCATTGCACAACATGCCAAAgtaa